Below is a genomic region from Fusobacterium nucleatum.
TGGAATACAAATTGCACTCTCTACTGACTATAATCCAGGTTCTTGTCCATCAGAAAACTTGCAATTTGTTATGCAAATTGGAGCTGCTCATTTAAAAATGACGCCTAAAGAAGTTTTTAAAGCAGTTACTATAAATGCAGCAAAAGCAGTAGATAAACAAGATACAATAGGTTCTATTGAAATTGGTAAAAAAGCAGATATAACTGTTTTTGATGCACCAAGTATGGCATATTTCTTATATCACTTTGGAATAAATCATACTGACAGTGTTTATAAAAATGGAAAATTAGTTTTCAAAAAATAAAATTTAGGAGGAATAAAATGAAATTAGTAGAATTAGATGTATTGAAATTTTTGGATGTAGTTGACTCAAATTCACCTGCACCTGGTGGAGGATCAGTTTCTGCTCTTGCATCATCTTTAGGAGCAAGTTTAGCAAGAATGGTTGCTCATTTAAGTTTTGGAAAGAAAAACTATGAAGCTTTAACTGATGATGTTAAAGCTAAGTTTGTTGTAAACTTTGACGAATTACTAAAAATTAAAAATGAATTAAACGATTTAATTGACAGAGACTCTGAAGCATATAATACAGTTATGGCTGCATATAAATTACCAAAAGAAACTGATGAAGAAAAAGCTGCAAGAAGTGCTGAAATTCAAAAATCTTTAAAATATGCTATTCAAACTCCTTATGATATAGTTGTTTTATCTGGAAAAGCAATTTCTTTACTAGGAGAAATTTTAGCAAATGGAAACCAAAATGCAATAACTGATATTGGTGTAGGAACTATGCTTTTAATGGTAGGGCTTGAAGGTGGAATTTTAAATGTTAAAGTAAACTTATCTTCAATAAAAGATACAGCTTATGTAGAAAAAATAACAAAAGAAATCTATGATATAAAAGCTACTGCTGAAAAAGAAAAAGAAAGAATAATGGGCATTGTTAATGCTGCATTATAATTAATAATTGAAGAAAAAGAAAGAATTGTTACAAAAATTTTAGATGTAACAATTCTTTTTTATTTCTATAAATGTAAAACAGTTTCTTGAATCTCTTTTTTAGCTTCTTTAAAAGTAGCATTAGAGAAACTAGCTAATATTTTATCTTTATTATAGCAAAGAAGATAGCCCAAAGTTATTGGAGTTGGAATATATATAAATGAAAGCATCTTTGCATAGATATACACTTTTTCATTATCTACCATCATAGAACGAACTCTATAATAACCTGTTCCTACTCCATTCATTCTATAAGCAGAAAAAAGTTCTTTTTTGCCTTCATCATATTTCATTAAAATTTTAAATATTCTACTTCTTTCTTCATCTGTTAAATGACTAGTTTTAGGAAAAGCTGTAATCATTTTAAAAATAGTATAAATTATAAGTCCTATTATAACAATCCAAAAAGCAGAAATACCTATATAATATTTAAGTTTACTTTCAGTATTTGACTTTTCACTTGGTATAGAAACTTCTCCTTTATTTTTATTAGAACTTTCAACCAATTCTCCATTTTCATAAACTTCTTTTGATTTTAAATTTCCATTTTCATCAAAATTAAGTGATTCTCCATCTAGCTCACCATTTTTATAGTTTTCTTGAATAAATACTTGCCCATTTTCATAATATTCTTTTGCAGGTCCATCTAATTCACCATCTTTATAATTAATTTCAGCTTTTATTTTCCCACTTTCAAAATAATATTTAATTAATCCATCTAATTTACCATCTTTATAATTATCTTCATACTGTAAATTTCCATTTTCATAATAGCCTATTGACTTCCCTTGTAATAAACCATCAATAAAAAATGCATCAGATTTAAATTTACCACTAGGATAATATTCTTTCCCTCTACCTTCAAGTTTTCCATTTTTATATGGAAACTCAATTTTTAAACTTTTATCTTCATAATATTGTTTTGCTATTCCTGTAAAACCTTCTTTTTCACCTTCAACATAAACAAGTTCAGTCTTTTCATCATATTCAAGTTTTTCAAAATCTACTTCTCTTTCTGCAAAAATGCTAAAAGAAGTTAAAACAAAAATAATAAAAATATAGATAATAAAATTCTTTTTCATAAGCCCTCCTTAAAAAAACTAAGATAAGTAATTTCATATTTCTTTTTACATATATAAAACTGTTTCTTTTATTTCTTTTTTCAATTCTTTAAAAGTTTTATTAGAATAACTAGCTAAAATCTCATCTTCACCATAACAAAGAAGATAACCCAGAATTTTTGGGACTGGTATAAATATAATTGAAAATATCTTTGCCTTGATATATACTTTTTGATCATCTATCATCATAGAACCTACCTCAGAATAGCCTGTTCCTATTCCATTAAATTTAAAAGCAGAAAAAAGTTCTTTTTTATTTTCATCATGTTGTATTAAAATTTTTAATATTTTTTCTCTTTGCTCATCTGATAAATGGCTAGTTTTTGGAAAAGATTTTAACTTAAAAATAATAAAATATATCCACAAAACTATGATTCCACCAAAAATACTATATTCTAGATATTTTTTAGACTTATTTTCTTCAGTTTGAATTTCTTCTCCTATATCCACATCAATTACTTTATCTAGCTCACCATCTTTATAAATTGCTTTTGATTCTATATTTCCATTTTCATCATAATAAACTATTTCACCATCTAGTTTTCCATCTTTATAATTTTCTTCAATATATAGTTGACCATTTTCATAATATTTTTTAAGTAAGCCATCTAATTCATTATCCTTATAGTTTTCTTCGTACTCTATATTTCCATTCTCATAGTATTCTTTTATTAATCCATCTAATTTACCATCTTTATAGTTCTCTTCATATTCTATATTTCCATTTTCATAGTAACCTATTGATTTTCCTTGTAATAATCCATTAACAAAAAATGCTTCAGATTTTACTTTCCCACTAGGATAGTACTCTTTTCCTTTACCTTCAATCTTTCCATTTTGATATGTAACTTCTACTTTTAAATTTTTATCTTCATAATATTGTTTTGCTATTCCTGTAAAAGGTTCATTTTCTCCTTCAAGATAAACAAGTTTACTCTTATCATCATATTCAAGTTTTTCTAAATCTACTTCTCTTTGGGCAAAAATGCTGAAAGAAGACAGTAAAAAAACAATAAAAACATAGATAATAAAATTCCTTTTCATAATCCCTCCTAATTCTTTTTTCTTTCCTCATTAATTTCTAAATAAAACTCTTCAATATTGTCAGATATCTCGGATAAAGGCTCTCCATTTCTAAATTCCACCTTCATAATTAATTCTCTATTTTCATTATAACTTCCAACTGTTCCATAAAGTAATCCATTAACAAATGATGCTCTAAGCTTTATAGCTCCATTTTTGTGATATTTTATAAGTTTTCCATTAGGACTACCATAATAAAGTCTTTCTAACTCAAGATTTCCAGTAGGATAATATATTTTATATTCTCCATGAAGTTGTCCTTTTTTATAAGTTTCTATTCTTTGAATTTTTCCATCTTCATAAAAATACAATTGTTGCTCATTTTTAAGACCTTTTTCAAATTTTTCTTGTACCATAATTTT
It encodes:
- a CDS encoding cyclodeaminase/cyclohydrolase family protein is translated as MKLVELDVLKFLDVVDSNSPAPGGGSVSALASSLGASLARMVAHLSFGKKNYEALTDDVKAKFVVNFDELLKIKNELNDLIDRDSEAYNTVMAAYKLPKETDEEKAARSAEIQKSLKYAIQTPYDIVVLSGKAISLLGEILANGNQNAITDIGVGTMLLMVGLEGGILNVKVNLSSIKDTAYVEKITKEIYDIKATAEKEKERIMGIVNAAL
- a CDS encoding toxin-antitoxin system YwqK family antitoxin, which codes for MKKNFIIYIFIIFVLTSFSIFAEREVDFEKLEYDEKTELVYVEGEKEGFTGIAKQYYEDKSLKIEFPYKNGKLEGRGKEYYPSGKFKSDAFFIDGLLQGKSIGYYENGNLQYEDNYKDGKLDGLIKYYFESGKIKAEINYKDGELDGPAKEYYENGQVFIQENYKNGELDGESLNFDENGNLKSKEVYENGELVESSNKNKGEVSIPSEKSNTESKLKYYIGISAFWIVIIGLIIYTIFKMITAFPKTSHLTDEERSRIFKILMKYDEGKKELFSAYRMNGVGTGYYRVRSMMVDNEKVYIYAKMLSFIYIPTPITLGYLLCYNKDKILASFSNATFKEAKKEIQETVLHL
- a CDS encoding toxin-antitoxin system YwqK family antitoxin: MKRNFIIYVFIVFLLSSFSIFAQREVDLEKLEYDDKSKLVYLEGENEPFTGIAKQYYEDKNLKVEVTYQNGKIEGKGKEYYPSGKVKSEAFFVNGLLQGKSIGYYENGNIEYEENYKDGKLDGLIKEYYENGNIEYEENYKDNELDGLLKKYYENGQLYIEENYKDGKLDGEIVYYDENGNIESKAIYKDGELDKVIDVDIGEEIQTEENKSKKYLEYSIFGGIIVLWIYFIIFKLKSFPKTSHLSDEQREKILKILIQHDENKKELFSAFKFNGIGTGYSEVGSMMIDDQKVYIKAKIFSIIFIPVPKILGYLLCYGEDEILASYSNKTFKELKKEIKETVLYM